One genomic window of Branchiostoma floridae strain S238N-H82 chromosome 4, Bfl_VNyyK, whole genome shotgun sequence includes the following:
- the LOC118412903 gene encoding galactose-3-O-sulfotransferase 2-like, with protein MPWKLVLVFGVGCLSLLTMFMLVREHHKHDITNHLLSTAGNSAFKAAGKTGLRQPEELRSSSSADCSPRINFVWIKVHKSGSSTTTPLFQQYAFFHNLTVMMPADGGPILSWPIPPREGLYVKPRTGVYNALYQHSRYNKTWLEARFPPDTAYLAIIREPFSHFKSCFNYYRVSHVLKTKKNQYIPNPLRTFLENPWSFKTEALHYGVRFDKTRNAQAFDLGYPLEKADDLDWARRYIDQLEHDFLLVMVLEHLEESVVLLRRLMCWELQDVIIKLSTRNVRDYPFKHYRPTPTEMHTYRQYSAVDFMMYQHFNQSLWRKIQAQDNDFFEEVRHYKSVRVKVGEFCKIKRRMDKSAQMTIPSTRWNPSYTFDSNLCRRLGTSDRTYRKKIWNQLGYGEKIKVRPRMVYNVRMHHGSMLKQARENSKERARNK; from the exons ATGCCTTGGAAACTAGTTCTAGTTTTTGGTGTTGGCTGTTTAAGCCTTCTGACAAtgttcatgcttgtcagagaacACCACAAACATGACATTACAAATCACCTCCTGTCGACAGCTGGAAATTCTGCGTTTAAAGCAGCAGGAAAAACTGGACTACGTCAGCCGGAGGAGTTGAGGTCGTCATCCAG TGCCGACTGTTCCCCGCGAATAAATTTTGTCTGGATCAAAGTTCACAAGTCTGGTTCGTCAACAACAACCCCTCTGTTCCAGCAGTATGCTTTCTTCCACAACCTCACG GTGATGATGCCGGCAGATGGCGGACCCATCCTGAGCTGGCCCATACCGCCCAGGGAGGGACTGTACGTCAAGCCGAGAACCGGGGTATACAACGCTCTCTACCAACATAG TCGTTACAACAAGACTTGGTTGGAAGCCAGATTCCCGCCTGACACAGCCTACCTGGCCATCATCCGGGAACCATTCAGCCATTTCAAGTCGTGCTTTAACTACTACCGCGTATCCCACGTTCTGAAGACGAAAAAGAATCAGTACATTCCAAACCCTCTTCGAACATTCCTCGAGAATCCGTGGTCGTTTAAGACGGAGGCATTACACTACGGGGTGCGGTTTGATAAGACACGAAACGCCCAGGCATTTGATCTGGGGTACCCCCTGGAGAAGGCAGACGACTTAGACTGGGCCAGGCGGTACATAGATCAACTGGAACATGACTTCCTCCTTGTTATGGTACTCGAACATTTGGAGGAGTCCGTCGTCTTGTTGCGACGACTCATGTGTTGGGAACTGCAAGATGTCATCATAAAATTAAGTACGAGAAACGTTCGAGACTACCCTTTCAAACACTACCGACCCACCCCTACTGAGatgcacacatacagacagtACAGCGCTGTGGACTTCATGATGTACCAACATTTTAACCAGTCTTTGTGGAGAAAAATTCAGGCACAAGATAATGACTTTTTTGAGGAGGTTCGGCATTATAAATCCGTCCGTGTCAAAGTAGGagaattttgtaagattaaGAGGAGGATGGACAAATCTGCTCAGATGACAATTCCTAGTACGCGCTGGAATCCAAGTTACACGTTTGATTCCAATCTCTGTAGACGCCTGGGTACCAGTGATCGCACGTATAGGAAGAAGATTTGGAATCAGCTGGGATATGGGGAAAAAATAAAAGTCCGGCCGCGGATGGTATATAATGTTCGAATGCATCACGGGAGCATGCTGAAACAAGCCCGGGAGAACAGCAAAGAGCGGGCAAGAAATAAATGA